DNA sequence from the Antarctobacter heliothermus genome:
ACGAAAGCCGCTTTGCCTCTTGCGCGGGAAGGGGCTGCTGCAAGAGGGCGGGCATCGAGCGGGTGAACAACCGGTGCCGCAGGGCGAACACCTCAGGCGCGCAACTCCAGCGTTCTGGCAACTCGTCCAGAAGCGATTGAGCGGCGTCAAAGTCCTTGCTGTCGATCAGGGCTGTCGCCCGCTGAATCGTGTCGGTGTAACTGTTTAAGAGCATGCTGAATTCTGTTGGTTCGACCTCGATATGGGCGCGCGGGCCGGGTGTTCCAAGGGGGCTATGGCGCGTGATTTGCGCAAAACCATTGACCCGACTCGCTGCGCCGCGTTAAATGAACAAGCGTTCAATACTTGGGAGGGACGGGCGTGTTCACGGCATCTATGAATTTCGACCTCGGCGAAGACGTAAACAGCTTGCGCGAGATGGTTCACAAATGGTCGCAAGAACGGGTCAAACCGATGGCCGCCGCGATTGATCGCACCAACGAATTTCCGCCGGAGTTGTGGCGCGAAATGGGGGAGCTCGGCCTGTTGGGTGTGACCGTGCCAGAGGAATACGGCGGCGCAGGCATGAGCTATCTGGCGCATACCGTCGCTGTCGAAGAGATCGCGCGCGCCTCTGCCAGCGTGTCGCTGTCCTACGGGGCGCATTCCAACCTTTGCGTGAACCAGATCAAATTGAACGGCACCGATGCGCAGCGACAGAAATACTTGCCGGGCCTGATCTCGGGCGAACATGTCGGCGCATTGGCGATGTCCGAACCGGGGGCCGGATCGGACGTTGTCAGCATGAAACTGCGTGCCGAAAAGCGGAACGACCGCTTTGTCTTGAACGGCAACAAATACTGGATCACCAACGGGCCGGACGCCGATACGCTGGTTGTCTATGCCAAGACGGACCCAGAGGCCGGGGCCAAGGGCATTACCGCCTTCCTGATCGAGAAATCCATGACCGGGTTCAGCACCAGCCCGCATTTCGACAAACTGGGGATGCGTGGGTCGAACACGGCCGAGTTGATTTTCGAGAACGTCGAAGTCCCGTTCGAGAACATCCTTGGCGAAGAGGGCAAGGGCGTGCGCGTCCTGATGTCCGGTCTGGATTACGAACGCGTTGTGTTGGCCGGTATCGGTCTTGGCATCATGGCGGCCTGTCTGGATGAGGTCATGCCCTACATGATTGAGCGCAAGCAGTTCGGCCAGCCGATCGGAAACTTTCAGCTGATGCAGGGCAAGATCGCCGATATGTACACCGCGATGAACTCGGCCCGCGCCTATGTCTATGAGGTGGCCAAGGCTTGCGACCGAGGGCAGGTCACGCGGCAGGATGCGGCGGCCTGTTGTCTCTATGCCTCGGAACAGGCGATGGTGCAGGCGCATCAGGCGGTGCAGGCGCTTGGCGGTGCGGGCTTTCTGGCCGATGCACCGGTGGCGCGGCTGTTCCGCGATGCCAAGCTGATGGAGATCGGTGCCGGCACGTCGGAAATTCGGCGCATGTTGGTGGGCCGCGAGTTGATGGGGGCGATGGCATGAACAGCGCCCCGCACCCGCGCTAGCCGCGATGCCGCGCTGGGTCTGGTTTCTGCCGGTCGGTGGCCTTGTGTTGCTTAGCGCGATCATCGGGTTCCGGCTGGGCTGGCTGGATGTCCATCTGGACGAAAGCACCGCGATCGAGGCCTACGCCAAGCGCTACATGCGCGACAGCGGTTCGCCGGTAGCCGATTGTACCGGCATTCCCGGACAGGAAGTCTGGCTGGTGGTGCATTGCGGTGCAGGGTGGGAATACCACGTCAATCGTTTTGGTGGCCTGAAACATGTGTTCCGCCCGGGCGAGCACGGCGATAGGCTGCAACGGTCAACAGGGAGGCCACGGACATGAGCGATTTTGTAGGTTTGAACGCGTTGTTCATCAACACCTCGCTGAAACGCGAGGGCGGGCAAAGCCACACACGGTTGCTGATGGAGGCATCGGCAAGCATCATGGAAAAGAATGGCGTCGCGGTCGAGCATGTCCACATGCTGGATCATCAGGTGCCCCCCGGGGTCTATCCCGACATGAGCGAACACGGCTGGGACCGCGACGACTGGCCGAAGTTGTGGAAAAAAGTGCTGGCGGCGCGCATTCTGGTGATCGGGACGCCGCTGTGGCTGGGCGAGGAAAGCTCGGTCTGCCGTGTGTTGATCGAACGGCTGTACGGCATGTCCGGAGAGCTGAACGACAAGGGCCAATCGATCTATTACGGCAAGGTGGGTGGCTGCGTCATCACTGGCAACGAGGACGGCATCAAGCACGCGGCCATGACCATCGGCTACGCGCTGAGCCATCTGGGCTATACCATCCCGCCGCAGGCCGATTGCGGCTGGATCGGCGAGGCCGGGCCGGGCCCGTCTTATGGCGACGAGGTGGACGGCGCGCGGGTGGGCTTTGACAACGATTTCACCCGGCGCAACACCACAATCATGACGTGGAACCTGATGCATCTGGCGAAGATGCTGCAGGACGCGGGTGGCTACCCCGATAAGGGCAACAACCGGCGCGCCTTTGAGGCCGGGTGCCGCTTTGATTATGAAAACCCGGACTACCGGTCCTGAGATGCTGGCGCCGGCCTGTTCATATGAGGCACTTGTCGCCGGGTTTCGCTGGGACATCCCGGCGCGGCTGAACATGGCCGAGCAGGCCTGTGACGGCTGGGCGCGGCGTGAACCGGATCGTGTGGCGATTATCGACCACGCCAGCGGGGCGGGCGTGACCTATGCCGAACTGGCACTTCTGTCGCGGCGGGTGCAGGCAGCGCTGGTGGCGCGCTGCGTGGGGCCGGGTGATCGGGTGGGCGTGCTGCTCAGCCAGTCGCCGCAGTGTGCTGCCGCCCATCTGGCCTGTTGGCGGATGGGGGCGATCTCTGTCCCGCTGTTCATGCTGTTTCGTGAGGATGCCCTTCGCGCGCGGCTCACTGATTGCGGCGCGCGTGTGGTGGTCACGGACGACGAGGGCGCGGGTATGCTGGCGCCTTTTGATTTGGACGTTCTATGCGAGCGTGATCTGCCCGCTGACGGTGCAGTGGGCCCGGCGGTTGAGACCGGTCCGGACACGCCAGCGGTGCTGATCTATACCTCCGGCACCACCGGCAAGGCCAAGGGGGCCTTGCATGGGCACCGCGTCCTGACCGGACATTTACCGGGCGTCGAGATGAGCCAT
Encoded proteins:
- a CDS encoding isovaleryl-CoA dehydrogenase, yielding MFTASMNFDLGEDVNSLREMVHKWSQERVKPMAAAIDRTNEFPPELWREMGELGLLGVTVPEEYGGAGMSYLAHTVAVEEIARASASVSLSYGAHSNLCVNQIKLNGTDAQRQKYLPGLISGEHVGALAMSEPGAGSDVVSMKLRAEKRNDRFVLNGNKYWITNGPDADTLVVYAKTDPEAGAKGITAFLIEKSMTGFSTSPHFDKLGMRGSNTAELIFENVEVPFENILGEEGKGVRVLMSGLDYERVVLAGIGLGIMAACLDEVMPYMIERKQFGQPIGNFQLMQGKIADMYTAMNSARAYVYEVAKACDRGQVTRQDAAACCLYASEQAMVQAHQAVQALGGAGFLADAPVARLFRDAKLMEIGAGTSEIRRMLVGRELMGAMA
- a CDS encoding flavodoxin family protein yields the protein MSDFVGLNALFINTSLKREGGQSHTRLLMEASASIMEKNGVAVEHVHMLDHQVPPGVYPDMSEHGWDRDDWPKLWKKVLAARILVIGTPLWLGEESSVCRVLIERLYGMSGELNDKGQSIYYGKVGGCVITGNEDGIKHAAMTIGYALSHLGYTIPPQADCGWIGEAGPGPSYGDEVDGARVGFDNDFTRRNTTIMTWNLMHLAKMLQDAGGYPDKGNNRRAFEAGCRFDYENPDYRS